One segment of Nocardioides sp. QY071 DNA contains the following:
- a CDS encoding sigma-70 family RNA polymerase sigma factor yields the protein MNANDATAATSGTDELITSHMPLVGHIVRETMGRVPSHVNRDDLTSAGLTALVLAARAFDATRGVPFDRYAATRIRGALLDELRSVDWASRSVRRRARDLAETRNQLAVVLGRTPTLAEVARATGLSEDEVVANDDDVSRAQVLSLQGSSTTPIEELVPTRAPSPEDLLEHGERLTYLREAIAELPDRLRVVVEDYFFSERPMADIAEDLGVTDSRISQMRAEALSLLRDALNHELEPALVRPTGKAGGVAQRRRESYFAAVAARHAAGMRRGLSPLDAVG from the coding sequence GTGAACGCGAACGACGCCACCGCCGCCACCTCGGGTACCGACGAGCTGATCACCAGCCACATGCCCCTGGTGGGACACATCGTGCGGGAGACCATGGGACGGGTGCCGTCCCACGTCAACCGCGACGACCTGACCTCGGCCGGCCTGACCGCACTGGTCCTGGCGGCCCGCGCGTTCGACGCGACGCGGGGGGTCCCCTTCGACCGGTACGCCGCCACCCGGATCCGCGGCGCCCTGCTCGACGAGCTGCGCTCGGTCGACTGGGCCTCCCGTTCGGTGCGACGCCGCGCCCGCGACCTCGCCGAGACCCGCAACCAGCTCGCCGTCGTCCTCGGCCGGACCCCCACGCTGGCCGAGGTCGCCCGGGCGACCGGTCTCAGCGAGGACGAGGTCGTCGCCAACGACGACGACGTCTCCCGCGCGCAGGTGCTGTCCCTGCAGGGCTCGAGCACCACCCCGATCGAGGAGCTGGTCCCCACCCGCGCTCCCTCCCCCGAGGACCTGCTGGAGCACGGCGAGCGGCTCACCTACCTGCGCGAGGCGATCGCCGAGCTGCCCGACCGGCTGCGGGTCGTGGTCGAGGACTACTTCTTCTCCGAGCGACCGATGGCCGACATCGCCGAGGACCTGGGCGTCACCGACTCCCGGATCTCCCAGATGCGCGCCGAGGCGCTCTCGCTGCTGCGCGACGCGCTCAACCACGAGCTCGAGCCCGCCCTGGTCCGTCCCACGGGCAAGGCCGGCGGGGTCGCCCAGCGCCGCCGCGAGTCGTACTTCGCCGCCGTCGCCGCCCGCCACGCGGCCGGCATGCGCCGCGGCCTCAGCCCGCTCGACGCGGTCGGCTGA
- a CDS encoding DinB family protein: MTTRDDRRQPPLDGTEAETLRGFLDFHRDTLRWKCAGLTDEQLRRPLAPTTMTLAGLVLHLTMVESGWFNLSFAGGVAMPAWLGVADVDDPDWAWAHARDFGADQLWEWYDDAVAVSDRVIDETLAGELGLATPAADPAEPVTMRWLLGHMVEEYARHNGHADLLRQSIDGAVGE, encoded by the coding sequence ATGACGACTCGGGACGACCGGCGCCAGCCACCCCTCGACGGGACCGAGGCCGAGACCCTGCGGGGCTTCCTCGACTTCCACCGCGACACGCTGCGGTGGAAGTGCGCCGGCCTCACCGACGAGCAGCTCCGCCGGCCGCTGGCGCCGACGACGATGACGCTCGCCGGTCTGGTCCTGCACCTGACGATGGTCGAGTCGGGCTGGTTCAACCTGTCCTTCGCCGGCGGGGTGGCGATGCCGGCCTGGCTGGGGGTCGCCGACGTCGACGACCCTGACTGGGCATGGGCGCACGCCCGCGACTTCGGCGCCGACCAGCTCTGGGAGTGGTACGACGACGCGGTCGCCGTCTCGGACCGGGTGATCGACGAGACGCTCGCCGGCGAGCTGGGCCTGGCCACGCCGGCCGCCGACCCGGCGGAGCCGGTCACGATGCGCTGGCTGCTCGGCCACATGGTCGAGGAGTACGCCCGGCACAACGGTCACGCCGATCTCCTGCGCCAGTCGATCGACGGCGCCGTCGGGGAGTAG
- a CDS encoding flagellin, which translates to MGLRINQNIEATNAYRNLSVTQGQLSKSMEKLSSGFRINRAADDAAGLAISEGLRAQTGGLKVAVRNAQDGISVVQTTEGALTEVHSILQRMRDLAVQGSNDSNNADARANIKAEADQLTSELTRIGNSTNFNGTKLLDGSATALNFQVGADGDANSAITVNLSSANVTAVSSSLSAVSFSSFSSSQSAITAIDAQIKSVSTARANLGAYQNRLEHTIANVNVAIENLSASESRIRDTDMASEMMSFTRSQILSQAGTAMLAQANSAPQGVLSLLRG; encoded by the coding sequence ATGGGTCTTCGCATCAACCAGAACATCGAGGCCACCAACGCCTACCGCAACCTGTCGGTGACGCAGGGTCAGCTCTCGAAGTCGATGGAGAAGCTCTCGTCCGGCTTCCGGATCAACCGCGCCGCCGACGACGCGGCCGGCCTGGCGATCTCCGAGGGCCTGCGGGCGCAGACCGGTGGCCTCAAGGTCGCCGTCCGCAACGCGCAGGACGGCATCTCGGTCGTGCAGACGACGGAAGGTGCGCTCACCGAGGTCCACTCGATCCTGCAGCGCATGCGTGACCTCGCCGTCCAGGGCTCGAACGACAGCAACAACGCCGACGCGCGTGCCAACATCAAGGCGGAGGCGGACCAGCTCACCAGCGAGCTGACCCGCATCGGCAACTCCACCAACTTCAACGGCACCAAGCTCCTCGACGGCTCGGCCACCGCCCTGAACTTCCAGGTCGGCGCCGACGGCGACGCCAACAGCGCGATCACCGTCAACCTGTCCTCGGCCAACGTCACCGCGGTGTCCAGCTCGCTGTCCGCCGTGTCGTTCAGCAGCTTCTCCTCGTCGCAGAGCGCCATCACCGCCATCGACGCGCAGATCAAGTCGGTCTCCACCGCCCGAGCGAACCTCGGTGCCTACCAGAACCGGCTCGAGCACACGATCGCCAACGTCAACGTCGCGATCGAGAACCTGTCCGCCTCGGAGTCGCGGATCCGTGACACCGACATGGCCTCGGAGATGATGAGCTTCACCCGCTCGCAGATCCTCAGTCAGGCAGGTACCGCGATGCTGGCGCAGGCCAACTCCGCCCCGCAGGGCGTGCTGAGCCTGCTGCGCGGCTGA
- the fliD gene encoding flagellar filament capping protein FliD translates to MATASIGGLASGLDTATIIDQLIQLEAATQTKLKSKVTSQQAESTALQGVNSKLAALVTSATALATGTTSGVWATLQATSSSTSVAVTARSNAAPSTISVGVTQTALTHRLAFGQATGLTTAGAVPTSVTLARGADTVEITSDGTLGGLVNAINAADSGVRASAVKVADGSYRLLVESSTTGAAQAFTLTETGTGAAVLGGPEAALTQTARDAIATVGGISVTSTTNTFTDVLDGVDITLASTAAPGTTAEVTITRDAKTRASATNDFVTAINATLGLIASVGDPKTGSVRANSTLRSVSSSLVETIYPPDGTSLASIGIETDRYGKITFDQDKFAAAFAADPAGTQSAFAAFADRVKTAATAASDASTGTVTAAVNSRNATITQLNQSIKDWDDRLALRRTTLERQFTALEVAMSQMQSQSSWLAGQLASLPGSA, encoded by the coding sequence GTGGCAACCGCAAGCATCGGCGGCCTGGCCAGTGGCCTGGACACCGCGACGATCATCGACCAGCTGATCCAGCTCGAGGCCGCGACCCAGACCAAGCTGAAGAGCAAGGTCACCTCACAGCAGGCCGAGTCCACGGCGCTGCAGGGCGTGAACTCCAAGCTGGCGGCCCTGGTCACCAGCGCCACCGCCCTCGCGACCGGCACCACCAGCGGTGTCTGGGCGACCTTGCAGGCGACGTCCTCGTCGACCTCGGTCGCCGTCACCGCCCGCAGCAACGCCGCCCCGTCGACCATCTCGGTCGGCGTCACCCAGACCGCCCTGACCCACCGGCTGGCGTTCGGCCAGGCGACCGGGCTGACCACGGCGGGCGCCGTACCGACCTCGGTGACGCTGGCCCGCGGCGCCGACACCGTCGAGATCACCTCCGACGGCACCCTCGGCGGTCTGGTCAACGCCATCAACGCCGCCGACTCCGGGGTGCGCGCCTCGGCCGTCAAGGTCGCCGACGGCTCGTACCGCCTCCTCGTCGAGTCGAGCACGACCGGCGCCGCGCAGGCCTTCACGCTCACCGAGACCGGCACCGGCGCGGCCGTCCTCGGTGGACCCGAGGCCGCCCTCACCCAGACCGCCCGCGACGCGATCGCCACCGTCGGGGGCATCTCGGTGACCTCCACGACCAACACCTTCACCGACGTCCTCGACGGCGTCGACATCACCCTGGCCAGCACCGCCGCGCCCGGCACGACGGCCGAGGTCACCATCACCCGCGACGCCAAGACCCGGGCGAGCGCGACCAACGACTTCGTCACCGCGATCAACGCCACCCTCGGCCTGATCGCCTCGGTGGGTGACCCGAAGACCGGCTCGGTGCGGGCCAACAGCACGCTGCGCAGCGTCTCGTCGTCCCTGGTCGAGACGATCTACCCGCCCGACGGGACGAGCCTCGCCTCGATCGGCATCGAGACCGATCGCTACGGCAAGATCACGTTCGACCAGGACAAGTTCGCGGCCGCGTTCGCCGCCGACCCGGCCGGTACGCAGAGCGCCTTCGCCGCGTTCGCCGACCGGGTGAAGACCGCCGCCACGGCGGCCTCCGACGCCTCCACCGGCACCGTCACGGCCGCGGTCAACAGCCGCAACGCGACGATCACCCAGCTCAACCAGAGCATCAAGGACTGGGACGACCGGCTGGCGCTGCGCCGTACGACACTCGAGCGGCAGTTCACCGCCCTCGAGGTCGCGATGAGCCAGATGCAGAGCCAGTCGAGCTGGCTCGCCGGACAGCTCGCGTCGCTGCCTGGCTCAGCCTGA
- the fliS gene encoding flagellar export chaperone FliS, translating to MQGSAARTAYVGNAIATASPARLLVMLCDRLVLDVERAARAQVDGDRVETHNQLVHAQAIVTELRSSLRPEGWRGGAELASLYAYLDRRLVEANTHNDRRATAEALGLCRAIRDTWREAAMRAAGLAAGA from the coding sequence ATGCAGGGCAGCGCAGCGCGCACGGCGTACGTCGGGAACGCGATCGCGACGGCCAGCCCGGCCCGGCTCCTGGTGATGCTGTGCGACCGCCTGGTGCTCGACGTCGAGCGCGCCGCCCGCGCGCAGGTCGACGGCGACCGGGTCGAGACCCACAACCAGCTGGTGCACGCCCAGGCGATCGTCACCGAGCTGCGCAGCTCCCTGCGCCCCGAGGGCTGGCGCGGGGGCGCCGAGCTGGCGTCGCTCTACGCCTACCTCGACCGCCGTCTCGTGGAGGCCAACACCCACAACGACCGGCGCGCGACCGCCGAGGCGCTCGGCCTGTGCCGCGCGATCCGCGACACGTGGCGCGAGGCCGCGATGCGGGCGGCCGGTCTCGCCGCGGGGGCGTGA